A genome region from Fervidobacterium changbaicum includes the following:
- a CDS encoding glycerophosphodiester phosphodiesterase family protein, which translates to MKILGHRGIPVLYKENTLPSLLEPFSLGADGIETDVRLTKDNVPVLIHDDNLMNFCGVDVKVRDLSLAELKRYKSNGESVPTLEEFLKLAPKGKYLNIEIKEYEAAELAISMCTTLYDGGLIFSSFNHSLISELKVKYTSLRFGYLFDEGHAKLSDEEIFSLFEQNTYSAHLPVVGLSYFPERFLKIIKELKRRNVKIVVWTVNDRKDIEKIWEYVDYIITDDVRLFL; encoded by the coding sequence TTGAAGATACTAGGTCACAGGGGCATACCTGTATTGTACAAAGAAAATACACTCCCTTCGTTACTTGAACCATTCTCTCTTGGAGCGGATGGGATAGAGACAGACGTAAGATTAACTAAAGATAACGTCCCCGTTTTAATTCACGACGATAACCTAATGAACTTCTGCGGTGTAGACGTAAAGGTCAGAGATTTATCTTTAGCAGAACTTAAACGTTACAAAAGCAATGGTGAGAGCGTTCCTACACTTGAGGAATTTCTCAAGTTAGCTCCTAAAGGAAAGTATTTGAATATAGAGATTAAGGAATACGAAGCAGCAGAATTAGCTATTTCGATGTGTACAACGCTTTATGATGGGGGACTCATATTTAGCTCTTTCAACCATAGCTTGATAAGTGAATTAAAAGTGAAGTACACGAGTTTAAGATTTGGCTACCTTTTTGACGAAGGGCATGCGAAACTTTCCGATGAAGAGATATTTTCACTCTTTGAACAAAACACTTACAGCGCCCATTTGCCTGTGGTTGGTCTATCTTATTTTCCGGAACGATTTCTGAAAATCATCAAGGAGTTAAAGCGAAGAAATGTAAAAATAGTTGTATGGACCGTGAACGATAGGAAGGATATTGAAAAAATCTGGGAGTACGTAGACTACATAATTACAGACGATGTAAGGCTATTTTTGTAA
- a CDS encoding GNAT family N-acetyltransferase has protein sequence MEEKIVTLAEFPLIDFVSLVNTVFEDYVIPINWNVLSFKMDARENSISFSDSFVFLKGNEPVGFILIAVRGTRARIDAMGVVPNERGKGLADKILRHAFRHLKMRNIEQVTLEVAAADERAVRFYDKNGFRKLRNLDTFILENPQPLNITYSALQTDNRLVYSIALSNEINIPRKVNWQREPITLMLSDGRYNLVRFHHSNLEGYLVWGKSDENSSFIVDCAPKSSNPDDWDKLLLISVDYIVRTASPSLISVVAVAEDDLLHAAIERNNFKILLTQYEMVRKL, from the coding sequence ATGGAAGAAAAAATTGTTACCCTTGCCGAGTTTCCACTGATAGATTTTGTTAGCTTGGTCAATACGGTGTTTGAAGATTATGTGATTCCAATCAACTGGAACGTTTTGTCATTTAAAATGGACGCAAGAGAAAATTCCATTTCCTTCAGCGATTCTTTTGTATTTCTTAAAGGTAACGAACCAGTAGGCTTTATCCTTATTGCCGTACGCGGTACCAGGGCAAGAATAGATGCCATGGGTGTTGTACCAAACGAACGTGGGAAAGGTTTAGCAGATAAGATATTGAGACATGCATTTAGACACTTAAAGATGAGAAACATTGAGCAAGTAACACTTGAAGTTGCAGCAGCCGATGAGCGTGCCGTAAGGTTTTATGATAAAAACGGCTTTAGAAAACTGAGAAACCTCGATACGTTCATCCTTGAGAATCCTCAACCACTCAACATAACGTATTCAGCCCTACAGACAGATAACAGGCTCGTTTACTCAATTGCATTAAGTAATGAGATAAATATCCCAAGGAAGGTCAACTGGCAACGCGAACCTATAACTCTCATGCTTTCTGATGGAAGGTACAACTTGGTTAGATTCCATCATAGCAACCTCGAAGGTTATTTAGTCTGGGGAAAGTCAGACGAGAATTCTTCGTTTATAGTCGACTGCGCTCCAAAATCTTCAAATCCGGACGACTGGGATAAGCTCCTCTTAATATCAGTTGACTATATAGTTAGAACTGCAAGCCCATCTTTAATATCTGTAGTTGCGGTAGCAGAGGATGACTTATTGCATGCGGCAATTGAAAGAAATAACTTCAAAATATTATTAACTCAATACGAGATGGTAAGAAAGCTGTGA
- the folE2 gene encoding GTP cyclohydrolase FolE2, with the protein MVLKDVQNERDARNIYLKRVGVKGVRYPVVVLDRAQGTQATIATINMYVDLPKDYRGTHMSRFIEVLNEFHLEINPKRVKDILNRLKDVLNAKRAVIEVEFPYFVKKQAPVTKSESYLEYTCSFEAEIFDGKFDFLTSVLVPIHTLCPCSKEISERGAHNQRALCKVSFESKEMIWIEDIIEVVEKSASAPIFTLLKRPDEKYVTELAYDNPKFVEDVARDVAIELKKYDKIKWYKVEVESYESIHAHNAYACVTSDELEEQI; encoded by the coding sequence ATGGTACTTAAAGATGTTCAAAATGAACGTGATGCGCGAAACATATATCTGAAAAGAGTCGGGGTTAAAGGCGTTAGATACCCAGTAGTTGTTCTTGATAGAGCCCAGGGAACACAAGCGACAATTGCAACGATAAACATGTACGTAGATCTCCCAAAAGACTATCGAGGAACGCATATGAGCAGGTTCATAGAGGTCCTCAACGAGTTCCATTTGGAAATTAATCCAAAACGAGTTAAAGACATCCTAAACAGGCTTAAAGATGTTCTAAACGCTAAGAGAGCGGTTATAGAGGTAGAGTTCCCCTACTTCGTCAAAAAGCAAGCACCTGTAACGAAAAGTGAAAGCTACCTTGAATATACCTGCTCTTTTGAAGCAGAGATTTTTGATGGGAAATTCGACTTTTTGACTTCTGTATTAGTCCCTATACACACGTTGTGCCCGTGTTCAAAAGAGATAAGTGAAAGGGGAGCACACAATCAAAGGGCTCTGTGCAAAGTTTCTTTTGAGAGCAAAGAAATGATCTGGATCGAAGACATAATCGAGGTAGTGGAAAAATCGGCAAGCGCCCCGATATTTACGTTGTTGAAAAGACCTGATGAGAAGTATGTAACAGAGCTTGCATACGATAATCCGAAATTCGTCGAAGACGTTGCGAGAGATGTTGCGATTGAGTTGAAAAAGTATGATAAAATAAAATGGTACAAAGTGGAAGTTGAAAGTTATGAATCCATACACGCACATAACGCGTATGCCTGTGTAACAAGTGATGAACTAGAAGAGCAAATTTAG
- the fabK gene encoding enoyl-[acyl-carrier-protein] reductase FabK translates to MNFRQNNRICQLLNIEYPIIMGGMSWAGTPKLAAAVSNAGGLGVIGSGAMKREHLKEAIDTIRTLTDKPFGVNIILVSPYVDELVDLVIEEKVPVVTFGAGNPSKYMTRLKEAGIRVIPVVASDNMAKMMERIGADAVIAEGMESGGHIGEVTTLVLVNAVCRAVKIPVIAAGGIADGRAMAAMFALGAEGIQMGTRFIASTEADTHENFKKLILKSSIRDTVVTGAPLGHPARVIETRFAKKVRELETKNLQEAEEVLVGSLRKAVVDGNIEEGSFMAGQCVGLINEIKPVKEIIQDIVNEFYETTQTFCEFVK, encoded by the coding sequence ATGAATTTCAGACAGAATAATAGGATCTGTCAATTGTTGAATATTGAATATCCTATAATCATGGGTGGTATGTCTTGGGCAGGCACTCCAAAATTGGCTGCAGCGGTTTCAAATGCAGGAGGGTTAGGGGTCATAGGTTCAGGCGCAATGAAAAGAGAGCATTTGAAAGAAGCCATCGATACAATTCGAACACTGACAGACAAACCGTTTGGGGTGAATATAATTCTTGTGTCCCCTTACGTAGATGAGCTGGTCGACTTAGTCATAGAAGAGAAGGTACCAGTTGTAACTTTTGGTGCAGGAAATCCATCAAAATACATGACAAGATTGAAGGAAGCAGGAATTAGAGTCATCCCTGTAGTTGCTTCCGACAACATGGCTAAGATGATGGAACGTATAGGGGCTGATGCCGTTATCGCTGAGGGGATGGAATCTGGAGGTCACATCGGTGAAGTAACTACTCTGGTTTTGGTGAACGCTGTTTGCAGAGCAGTAAAGATACCTGTCATAGCGGCCGGTGGGATAGCCGACGGTAGAGCAATGGCAGCTATGTTTGCACTCGGTGCTGAGGGCATCCAAATGGGAACAAGATTCATCGCTTCTACAGAAGCTGACACGCACGAGAATTTCAAAAAGCTCATCTTAAAATCATCCATACGAGACACAGTTGTAACGGGAGCTCCTTTGGGACATCCTGCGCGAGTCATAGAAACGAGGTTTGCCAAGAAGGTAAGGGAACTGGAGACTAAGAACCTTCAAGAAGCGGAAGAGGTTTTGGTTGGCAGCCTAAGAAAAGCGGTTGTAGATGGAAATATCGAAGAAGGCTCGTTCATGGCTGGTCAATGTGTCGGTTTGATAAACGAAATTAAACCGGTAAAAGAGATTATACAGGATATCGTAAACGAATTCTATGAAACAACTCAAACGTTCTGCGAGTTCGTGAAATGA
- the acpP gene encoding acyl carrier protein, translating into MDLEKRVCEIVAEQLGLDVSEVALDKNLMEDLGADSLDVVDLVMAFEDEFGVKISDQDLSKIKTVKDVVEAIKLRS; encoded by the coding sequence ATGGATTTGGAAAAAAGAGTGTGCGAAATTGTTGCGGAACAACTCGGTTTGGATGTCTCGGAGGTCGCATTAGACAAGAACCTAATGGAGGACCTTGGTGCAGACTCTCTTGATGTTGTTGATTTGGTAATGGCATTTGAAGATGAGTTCGGTGTAAAGATAAGTGATCAAGACTTGTCAAAGATCAAAACAGTAAAGGATGTTGTAGAAGCAATAAAGCTTCGTTCCTAA
- a CDS encoding DDE-type integrase/transposase/recombinase, whose translation MQNSVVSCPKCGSTNIYKNGHDKYGNQQYFCKDCKRTFRLVHSKKHKLFSFPYPKCPVCGKTMQIHKIKKAFVKFRCRSCHTRDEIPTNLPQFVPLPFDSFKFFRFPIFIVLKAFVLYFKAVSLRSIRDSLNIKVSHVAIYKWILKLSCFFSILVPVDAFKVHGDETVVLFKSKKYYVWFLVDHETNLIVAWHVSKYRDMGQVKILLEKFFGNNERTIELITDGLGAYGAVKILYKNINHIVVRLGQNNQCESKFSLFQDFVRAKRGFKNIDNLPMYVNSFCVVRNLLKLNGNDIARVMSVLLSSITTS comes from the coding sequence ATGCAAAATTCTGTAGTCTCTTGCCCCAAATGCGGCTCTACCAACATCTACAAAAACGGTCATGATAAGTACGGTAACCAACAATACTTTTGCAAAGACTGTAAGCGCACTTTCAGACTTGTTCATTCAAAAAAACACAAGCTCTTCTCTTTCCCTTATCCTAAATGCCCTGTCTGTGGAAAAACTATGCAAATCCACAAAATCAAAAAAGCCTTCGTTAAGTTCCGTTGCCGTTCTTGCCATACCAGAGACGAAATCCCAACTAACTTACCTCAATTTGTCCCTCTTCCTTTCGACTCTTTCAAGTTCTTCCGTTTCCCTATCTTTATTGTTCTTAAAGCCTTCGTCCTTTATTTCAAAGCTGTGTCCTTGCGTTCCATCAGAGACTCACTTAATATCAAAGTCTCTCATGTCGCTATCTACAAGTGGATCCTTAAGTTGTCTTGTTTCTTTTCCATCCTCGTTCCTGTAGATGCTTTCAAAGTCCATGGTGATGAAACTGTCGTTTTGTTTAAATCCAAAAAGTACTATGTTTGGTTCTTAGTTGACCATGAGACGAATCTCATTGTTGCTTGGCATGTATCCAAATATCGCGATATGGGTCAAGTGAAGATATTGTTAGAGAAGTTCTTTGGTAACAACGAAAGAACAATCGAACTAATTACAGATGGACTTGGTGCATATGGTGCAGTGAAGATACTATACAAGAATATCAATCATATTGTTGTGAGACTTGGGCAAAACAATCAATGTGAATCGAAGTTTTCGTTATTCCAAGACTTTGTACGAGCCAAGCGTGGATTTAAGAATATTGACAATCTTCCAATGTACGTAAACAGTTTTTGTGTAGTGAGAAATCTCTTGAAACTGAATGGCAATGATATTGCGCGTGTTATGAGTGTTCTATTGTCTTCCATCACTACAAGTTAA
- a CDS encoding DegV family protein — MVTFVTDSGCDLPKNVSLPFDLKFLPLRVYVRNKEYEDKVTLMPEELYKMELEGEVATTSLPKVNTVEMVLKNAAESSEKVYVITISSKLSDTYDLVQSVANSIGSKNIVVLDSKTASIKQGYVVLKAMELVRKKGSLTQADVDKIIENSLLVFFVPTLEYLYRGGRIGKAKAFFGRLLNIKPILTTDVEGEVNTLGTVRTLESGVSSMVKIAKSFISEKSFADNYSVVGGFTITSMSSYLEKLLAGFDEKTIIGVSNIGAAIAAHVGPEAFGVVVGEKIEF; from the coding sequence ATGGTGACCTTTGTGACAGATTCTGGTTGTGACTTACCAAAAAATGTAAGTTTACCGTTCGACTTAAAATTTCTCCCGCTGAGAGTATATGTTCGCAACAAAGAATACGAAGACAAAGTTACATTGATGCCCGAGGAACTTTACAAGATGGAGTTAGAAGGTGAGGTCGCAACGACTTCCTTGCCAAAAGTTAATACGGTAGAAATGGTTTTAAAAAATGCAGCCGAAAGTAGCGAAAAGGTCTACGTTATAACGATTTCTTCAAAGCTCAGTGACACATATGACCTCGTTCAAAGCGTTGCTAATTCAATTGGTTCAAAAAACATCGTTGTGCTTGACTCAAAAACAGCTTCGATAAAACAAGGATATGTTGTTTTGAAAGCTATGGAACTTGTAAGAAAGAAGGGTAGTTTAACCCAAGCTGATGTTGACAAGATAATCGAAAACTCCCTTCTCGTATTTTTTGTACCAACATTGGAATACCTCTACCGAGGTGGTCGAATAGGAAAAGCAAAGGCTTTCTTTGGGAGGTTACTCAATATAAAGCCGATCCTTACGACAGACGTGGAAGGTGAAGTCAACACCTTGGGAACAGTAAGAACACTCGAATCAGGAGTTTCATCTATGGTAAAGATTGCGAAAAGTTTCATTTCAGAGAAAAGTTTTGCGGATAACTACTCCGTGGTAGGTGGTTTCACTATCACCAGTATGTCAAGCTACTTAGAAAAGTTGTTAGCTGGCTTTGATGAAAAGACTATAATCGGTGTTTCAAATATCGGTGCTGCTATAGCTGCACACGTTGGACCGGAAGCATTTGGAGTTGTGGTAGGCGAGAAGATAGAATTTTAA
- the fabF gene encoding beta-ketoacyl-ACP synthase II — protein MKRRVVVTGMGVVSPLGCSLETFAENLRKMYIGIDKITSFDATNLPVQIAAEVKDFKPEEYMDRKLAKRLDRFSQFALAATRQAVEMSGIDFTGIEERVAILVSSGMGGFLTLAEQNDVLREKGPERVSPFLIPMILINMASGVIAMEYGLKGPNFAPVSACATSVHSIALGALLIRHGYADVAIVGGSEATIAPLPIAGFASMRALSTRNDEPKKASRPFDKSRDGFVMGEGAGILILENEEFAKARGANIIAEIKGFAMNDDAHHFSAPDPEARGSSKVMKMAIDDSGLSIDDIDFVSCHATSTPAGDEVELKAIENVFENRVKEIYVNSTKTLTGHLLGATGAVETIASIIQMNSEFIHGMPNLEELDGPDYFNIPRNTVEGVQIRNFVKNSFGFGGHNASLVVGRYE, from the coding sequence TTGAAGAGAAGAGTTGTGGTCACAGGCATGGGTGTCGTTTCTCCGTTAGGATGCTCACTGGAAACATTTGCTGAAAATCTGAGAAAAATGTACATCGGTATTGACAAAATAACTTCGTTTGATGCTACAAACCTTCCTGTTCAAATAGCAGCCGAGGTCAAAGATTTCAAACCGGAAGAATACATGGATAGAAAGCTTGCCAAACGGCTCGACAGATTCTCGCAATTTGCTCTTGCTGCCACACGTCAAGCAGTTGAGATGAGCGGGATCGATTTCACAGGTATTGAGGAAAGGGTTGCTATACTTGTTTCTTCGGGAATGGGAGGATTTTTGACGCTTGCAGAACAAAACGATGTGTTGAGAGAAAAGGGGCCAGAGCGGGTTAGTCCATTCCTTATTCCTATGATTCTCATAAACATGGCAAGTGGAGTAATAGCGATGGAATATGGATTAAAAGGCCCAAATTTTGCTCCTGTGAGCGCCTGTGCAACTTCGGTGCACTCAATAGCACTTGGAGCGCTTTTGATCCGCCATGGATACGCAGATGTTGCAATAGTTGGGGGTTCAGAAGCCACAATAGCCCCGCTTCCAATCGCTGGTTTTGCTTCAATGCGCGCACTCTCAACAAGAAACGATGAACCAAAGAAAGCATCCAGACCTTTTGACAAATCAAGAGATGGTTTCGTGATGGGAGAAGGAGCAGGAATACTTATCTTGGAAAATGAAGAATTTGCAAAAGCTCGAGGTGCAAATATAATAGCTGAAATAAAAGGCTTTGCTATGAATGACGATGCACACCATTTCAGTGCTCCTGATCCGGAAGCAAGAGGGTCGTCTAAAGTAATGAAAATGGCTATAGATGATTCTGGCCTTTCCATTGATGATATCGATTTTGTGAGCTGTCACGCAACGAGTACTCCAGCAGGTGATGAGGTCGAACTAAAAGCTATAGAAAACGTTTTTGAGAACAGAGTGAAAGAAATTTACGTTAATTCTACAAAAACACTAACTGGACACCTCCTTGGCGCTACGGGTGCCGTTGAAACGATAGCTTCTATAATTCAAATGAACAGCGAGTTTATTCACGGTATGCCTAACCTTGAAGAACTGGACGGTCCAGATTACTTCAACATTCCAAGAAATACTGTGGAAGGTGTACAGATAAGGAATTTTGTTAAGAACTCATTCGGATTTGGCGGACATAACGCATCCTTGGTGGTGGGGAGATATGAGTGA
- the fabZ gene encoding 3-hydroxyacyl-ACP dehydratase FabZ yields the protein MSERLEENRKTLKTKDEILKILPHRDPILLVDEVLEQGEDYIVAKKYVKSDEPIFKGHFPDYPIYPGVYIIEGLAQAAGVLLLEGLEKDSIPIFIGIDEARFKKEVRPDCELLYEVKVVDKKGPIVIVDGKAKVGDQLVAKARLMVGVKRSEADGK from the coding sequence ATGAGTGAAAGACTTGAAGAAAACAGGAAAACATTGAAAACAAAAGATGAGATTTTAAAGATTTTACCTCACAGAGACCCAATACTTTTGGTTGATGAAGTACTCGAGCAAGGTGAGGACTATATTGTTGCTAAGAAGTACGTTAAATCAGACGAACCTATCTTCAAAGGCCATTTTCCAGACTATCCGATATATCCAGGGGTTTACATAATCGAAGGTCTTGCACAAGCAGCTGGTGTTTTGCTTTTGGAAGGATTAGAAAAAGATTCGATACCTATTTTCATAGGTATTGACGAGGCAAGGTTTAAGAAAGAGGTAAGGCCTGATTGCGAGTTATTATACGAGGTGAAAGTTGTTGATAAAAAAGGTCCAATAGTGATTGTCGATGGAAAAGCTAAGGTCGGTGATCAATTGGTTGCGAAAGCCAGGCTGATGGTAGGAGTTAAAAGAAGTGAGGCTGATGGAAAATGA
- a CDS encoding ABC transporter substrate-binding protein encodes MYKILVLLIVMFAILFVWFDYTSKTVGFLYNPSTNAAEYLTYENKGVYFIASNIESDLEKFFRFLSNRGVRFVIGPSMSVDGNKVLPFLEKYNLISLSPTISSTRLIKSGYIYSFIPSNETIVAAFREYLKKTGCKNLLLVLDGSNREYSDDFKSLLDDFSGDFVYYTDSSSIRGISAENYDTAILTTMDKDSFEIVRLLKTANEKIRVVGTEASFSKVFLTLGGRFVEGTYFLVSKIFTSQGTELELIDNWVEFIQQHRFLSTQQFRRFINTHVLKIKDRYVYFTPSGVNTEMKVYVVEEGKFKEVQ; translated from the coding sequence ATGTATAAGATCCTTGTTTTGTTAATAGTAATGTTTGCAATCCTTTTTGTCTGGTTCGATTACACTTCAAAAACTGTTGGATTCCTCTACAACCCATCAACAAATGCAGCAGAGTACCTGACTTACGAAAACAAAGGAGTCTATTTTATAGCATCAAACATCGAGAGCGATTTGGAGAAATTCTTTAGATTTCTTTCTAACCGCGGTGTGAGGTTTGTGATAGGTCCTTCCATGTCAGTCGATGGTAATAAAGTCCTACCGTTTCTTGAAAAGTACAATTTAATATCACTTTCTCCAACGATAAGTTCAACAAGACTAATAAAGTCCGGTTATATCTATTCTTTTATTCCGTCAAACGAGACTATTGTAGCCGCATTTCGCGAATACCTGAAAAAGACCGGTTGCAAAAATCTTTTGTTAGTTCTTGACGGTTCTAACAGGGAGTACAGTGACGATTTTAAAAGTCTTTTAGATGATTTTTCAGGGGATTTTGTCTACTACACGGACAGTTCATCTATTAGAGGTATATCTGCTGAAAACTACGACACAGCAATTCTTACAACTATGGACAAGGATTCTTTCGAAATTGTAAGACTACTGAAGACAGCAAATGAAAAGATAAGAGTAGTAGGTACGGAAGCCTCGTTCAGCAAAGTTTTTCTCACCCTTGGCGGTCGTTTTGTAGAGGGCACGTACTTTTTAGTCTCGAAAATTTTCACATCGCAAGGAACTGAACTGGAGCTGATAGATAACTGGGTTGAGTTTATACAGCAGCATAGATTCTTGAGTACGCAGCAGTTCCGCCGCTTTATCAATACACACGTTCTGAAAATTAAGGATAGATACGTTTATTTCACTCCGAGTGGAGTAAACACGGAAATGAAAGTTTACGTTGTCGAAGAAGGAAAATTCAAGGAGGTACAGTAA
- a CDS encoding tetratricopeptide repeat protein codes for MKSRNLSILLATVFCVLFLVTYLYNVKLFSQLQRAQKLIKAYELYVADSKDFSKYVEDNKLKELTYLVEKQMKSQIRSKIDTAKVAYRNGNYADTVSLLREIKDIENPWLDEVYFYLGSALLKVGEVESAKLYLSSFLDSFTYSVYRKEALMILREIADGELKKKVQDVLKNLGEF; via the coding sequence ATGAAAAGTCGAAATCTATCCATCTTACTCGCTACCGTTTTCTGTGTCTTGTTTCTTGTCACGTATCTTTACAATGTAAAGCTATTTTCACAATTGCAACGAGCTCAGAAGTTAATTAAGGCCTACGAATTGTACGTTGCTGATAGTAAAGATTTCTCTAAGTACGTCGAGGATAATAAACTAAAGGAACTCACTTACCTTGTCGAAAAGCAAATGAAATCCCAAATCAGGTCCAAAATAGATACTGCAAAAGTTGCTTACAGAAATGGCAACTACGCCGACACGGTTAGTTTACTCAGAGAGATTAAGGATATTGAAAATCCGTGGCTTGATGAGGTATACTTTTATTTGGGTTCAGCACTGCTCAAAGTTGGAGAAGTCGAAAGTGCAAAATTATACTTATCTTCGTTCTTGGATAGTTTCACATACTCGGTATACCGTAAAGAAGCTCTCATGATCCTTCGTGAGATTGCAGATGGGGAATTGAAGAAAAAGGTTCAAGATGTGTTGAAAAACTTAGGAGAGTTCTAA
- a CDS encoding HD-GYP domain-containing protein gives MDSSNSSKRIGIVVNTIVLLLLITLLVVYYFKIDRDSTVYLQSFSEMLDSYIENRVGVVTELSKEMTINGVDYSQHLRIGPNFYLHGISIKGYSLKYVFDENDKLVLLEIPISMIKFPVRDFKIIVEVGGRVVYSSDKGLVGNVVKHRTSLGLADIVTKTEATKYGFFVMISPNPSVFLSNLSITFLIGFVPLIALGFLNNINASKEKDLEKAATALRSIVSDMILRVETGEYVEYEPIETKHLPLLKVQDAIYNLFTRYTEAIAGYKSTTEELENTMAQIEEMQSALEERNFLLINTLAETVELKDIGTGEHSKKVMQLSLALATKLGITDPEELNAIKYGAILHDIGKIGIPDQILLKQGKLTAEEFEVMKSHTILGERVVSQIPGWELVADIVRHHHENIDGSGYPDGLSKGTLSLRAQIVSIVDVFTALTEDRPYRNALTPKEALELMESMVGKKFDTELFGKFKEVIAEQLELVSFLENVNDEMGDSEGGYPA, from the coding sequence TTGGATAGTTCTAATAGCTCAAAAAGGATTGGGATTGTAGTCAACACAATAGTCCTGCTTTTACTTATTACGTTACTTGTCGTTTACTACTTTAAAATTGATAGGGATAGCACTGTTTACCTACAAAGCTTTTCCGAGATGCTGGATAGTTATATTGAAAACCGAGTTGGTGTGGTTACGGAACTGTCGAAAGAAATGACCATTAACGGAGTGGATTATTCACAACATCTGAGAATAGGTCCTAATTTTTATCTACATGGCATTTCTATCAAAGGCTATTCGTTGAAATATGTCTTCGATGAAAATGACAAGTTAGTGCTACTTGAAATTCCGATATCGATGATAAAATTTCCAGTTAGGGATTTCAAAATCATAGTCGAAGTTGGTGGGAGAGTTGTTTACTCATCTGACAAAGGACTGGTTGGAAATGTAGTGAAACACCGTACTAGTCTCGGCTTAGCAGATATAGTTACCAAGACTGAGGCAACAAAGTACGGATTTTTTGTGATGATTTCTCCGAACCCAAGTGTGTTCCTCTCAAACCTTTCTATCACCTTTCTCATCGGCTTCGTCCCGTTGATCGCACTGGGGTTTTTAAATAACATTAATGCAAGTAAAGAAAAAGACCTTGAGAAAGCTGCAACTGCTCTCAGAAGTATAGTTTCAGACATGATTCTCAGAGTGGAGACCGGTGAATACGTTGAGTACGAACCTATTGAAACAAAACATCTCCCATTGCTGAAAGTCCAAGACGCGATTTATAACTTATTCACACGGTATACGGAAGCAATTGCTGGATACAAATCAACCACCGAGGAACTGGAAAATACTATGGCACAAATAGAGGAGATGCAATCAGCTTTAGAAGAGAGAAACTTCCTTTTGATAAATACACTTGCGGAGACCGTTGAGCTCAAAGATATTGGAACAGGAGAGCATTCGAAAAAGGTTATGCAGCTCTCCTTGGCCTTAGCAACCAAGCTTGGTATCACCGATCCTGAGGAACTCAACGCAATCAAGTATGGTGCGATACTGCACGACATCGGCAAAATTGGAATACCGGACCAGATACTTCTGAAACAAGGAAAGCTCACAGCTGAGGAGTTCGAAGTAATGAAGAGTCATACTATTTTAGGTGAGCGTGTTGTTTCACAAATTCCCGGTTGGGAGCTTGTGGCAGATATCGTTCGCCACCACCACGAAAATATAGACGGCTCTGGTTATCCAGATGGTCTTTCGAAAGGTACTTTGAGCCTCAGAGCTCAGATTGTCTCAATAGTTGACGTCTTCACTGCACTGACAGAAGATAGACCCTATCGAAATGCTTTGACTCCTAAAGAAGCATTAGAATTAATGGAAAGCATGGTTGGAAAAAAGTTCGACACCGAGTTGTTTGGGAAGTTCAAAGAGGTCATTGCAGAGCAATTAGAGTTAGTCTCTTTTTTGGAGAACGTAAATGACGAAATGGGAGATTCAGAAGGTGGTTATCCCGCATGA
- a CDS encoding L7Ae/L30e/S12e/Gadd45 family ribosomal protein — translation MDEQTLNKILTYMGFAARANKIAFGKDMIREYLTDKRIAKKVLIVAKDAGERVKKDLKIRCEINNVPYIEIGDKKALAKAVGKSNLSAVGILDENLAEAIIKIAVSK, via the coding sequence ATGGACGAACAAACCTTAAACAAGATACTGACATACATGGGTTTTGCAGCTCGGGCAAACAAAATAGCCTTTGGTAAGGATATGATAAGGGAATACTTGACAGACAAGAGGATAGCCAAGAAGGTATTAATAGTGGCAAAAGATGCCGGAGAGCGAGTTAAGAAGGATTTAAAGATACGATGCGAAATAAACAATGTCCCATACATAGAAATTGGCGATAAGAAAGCATTGGCTAAGGCTGTCGGAAAATCGAATCTTTCGGCTGTAGGGATTCTTGACGAGAACCTTGCCGAAGCTATTATCAAGATTGCCGTGAGTAAGTAA